Proteins encoded within one genomic window of bacterium:
- a CDS encoding GNAT family N-acetyltransferase, translating into MIVRLKEDMVSEVIKIFEGLTHYFNPLGIQRLKNDISEYFAKPPSVELAGFFVYVNDNGEILGLIGYKRLLYHKEYEITWIATRNDCQRKGIGRELISHLEIFLSNYQLELLTATIPDRPVSREFYYKMGFRSINRFLNGEGERLVYQKRFGPLADICQEFVANYLRRKRLKEIKKKKG; encoded by the coding sequence ATGATTGTAAGGCTTAAAGAGGATATGGTTTCTGAGGTTATAAAGATATTTGAGGGTCTTACTCACTACTTTAATCCACTTGGAATTCAAAGGTTAAAAAATGATATAAGTGAATATTTTGCTAAACCACCATCTGTTGAATTAGCTGGATTTTTTGTTTATGTAAATGATAATGGCGAAATCCTTGGGTTAATTGGATACAAAAGGCTATTGTATCATAAGGAATATGAGATAACATGGATTGCCACCAGAAATGATTGCCAAAGAAAAGGTATAGGAAGGGAGCTTATCTCCCACCTTGAGATATTTCTTTCCAATTATCAACTTGAGCTACTTACAGCAACAATTCCCGATAGACCTGTCTCTCGCGAGTTTTACTATAAAATGGGATTTAGGAGCATAAATAGGTTTTTAAATGGAGAGGGAGAAAGGCTTGTCTATCAAAAAAGGTTTGGTCCATTAGCTGATATCTGCCAGGAGTTTGTTGCAAATTATCTAAGGAGAAAAAGGCTTAAGGAGATTAAAAAAAAGAAGGGGTAA